The Allorhodopirellula heiligendammensis genome includes a window with the following:
- a CDS encoding choice-of-anchor Q domain-containing protein: MLGLKRLTLIANRPKQGHPSPRKSRLMSQKRSTIRRLLGEPLEDRRLLAAYVVDTAIDAIDATDGVVSLREAVQAANTNTVVGDAAAGDAGVTDTITFADGLSTITLNSQLSITESLGISLGSATGVTLSGGNASRIFSVDAGGDPGVPTGVAISGLTLTGGTAESGGAIFVSAGQSLTLDGVTLTGNVATGSDVGQGGGAIYNAGSLSISAGIISDNDANGTSGSGGGILNMAGTLDVSGTIISANTANRAGGGIETAGGSVTLTNVTLGSDGDGTDDETEGNSVAENAAPGNGGGLHIGGDGTVAVTGGSVRGNSAVEGGGLWNSGAGTLTIDGTTIADNTAVRGGGVYQDEASTTQTFTVDLQTLNSAYGSTATGTATITLDTSGVTGPNSGTASIRVQIDASGLPDLTEVSGGIHVAHIHGQFAGNAQRPSAEQGDGPFFDGEGGAANGFAPSDSITPTTEDDGAKNIDESAQFGQPTDFLDFFEGRPDYGPVVLNLSANQLAAAPDGTPPLTFFFQQLAAGNINPADEFPVGTTFNRDTTYTFDLSDADQRRQYNNLAPLETREIVLHGLVIPKDISDAIDAATGAAPGTPTAGVDQGDGTSFRRTAPIAAGTIARVSGITTIANATISGNTATGDMATDGGGGVYNAGGVLGISGSTITANAANGTAGSGGGVFSADGQTTISSTAIGGPTAASGNTANRAGGGIEVVEGNVSIEGASSLANNFAGINGGGVHITGAATVDSAQSTYTNNTAASEGGGLWNSATGTINIDGGIISGNTASGDAADNGGGGIYNDGGLITAFGGVISDNVADGTSGSGGGVLNNGGTLTIDDGTSISGNRANRAGGGIETAGGSVTLDNTNLTGNTVNTEGATGNPGNGGGLHIGGDGVVVINGGEVTGNSAVEGGGLWNSGAGTLTIDGTTIADNTAVRGGGVYQDETSTTQTFTVDLQTLNSAYGSTATGTATITLDTSGVTGPNSGTASIRVQIDASGLQDLTTTTGGIHVAHIHGQFTGNAARPMADQGDGPFFDGEGGQTADSVLPTTDDDGALNIDESADFGQATDFLDFFEGRPDYGPVVLNLTNEQLASAPDGTPPLTFFFQQLAAGNIPSDAFPNGTSFNRDTTYTFDLSDPDARRQYHNLTPLESREIVLHGLTVPTNISDAIDAATGATPGSPTAGVPLDNGMSFRRTAPVAAGEIVRTSGTTSITGATITGNIATGGNPDEGGGGAFNAGSMTVDNSSIFNNLATGERGSGGGILNVNQGVLDVSGTAITDNAALGSMMGDGGGGILNIDGTVSVTGSTISDNDATGTSGSGGGILSRAGTLTVSDTTISGNVANRAGGGIEVGRATVMLNEVVLGGASATEGNSVSGTGANPGNGGGLHVTFDSTVTIQGGSVLNNSAVEGGGLWNSSTGTLTVTDATISGNTAGGDAADNGGGGIYNDGGTTSVVGGIISNNVADGTSGSGGGVLNNGGTLTIGNGTIISGNRANRAGGGIETAGGSVTLDNTNLTGNTVNTEGATGNPGNGGGLHIGGNGMVVINGGEVTGNSAVEGGGLWNSGAGTLTIDGTTIADNTAVRGGGVYQDEASTTQTFTVDLQTLNSAYGSTATGTATITLDTSGVTGPNSGTASIRVQIDASGLPDLTEVSGGIHVAHIHGQFAGNAQRPSAEQGDGPFFDGEGGAANGFAPSDSITPTTEDDGAKNIDESAQFGQPTDFLDFFEGRPDYGPVVLNLSANQLAAAPDGTPPLTFFFQQLAAGNINPADEFPVGTTFNRDTTYTFDLSDADQRRQYNNLAPLETREIVLHGLVIPKDISDAIDAATGAAPGTPTAGVDQGDGTSFRRTAPIAAGTIARVSGITTIANATISGNTATGDMATDGGGGVYNAGGVLGISGSTITANAANGTAGSGGGVFSADGQTTISSTAIGGPTAASGNTANRAGGGIEVVEGNVSIEGASSLANNFAGINGGGVHITGAATVDSAQSTYTNNTAASEGGGLWNSATGTINIDGGIISGNTASGDAADNGGGGIYNDGGLITAFGGVISDNVADGTSGSGGGVLNNGGTLTIDDGTSISGNRANRAGGGIETAGGSVTLDNTNLTGNTVNTEGATGNPGNGGGLHIGGDGVVVINGGEVTGNSAVEGGGLWNSGAGTLTVNDVTISGNTASGDAADNGGGGIYNDGGTTSVFGGVISDNVADGTSGSGGGVLNNGGTLTIDNGTSISGNRANRAGGGIETAGGSVMLNNLRIVNNTVSAGGAVANPGNGGGLHIGGDAEVTIFGSTILGNSAVEGGGLWNGPASELTVDASTIAGNTSDDGGGVYNSGTSGDITLINSTISGNTATGDGGGIASEGANVTLLNVTIATNSAANGGGVQSDAGTVSAINTIIASNTATSAPDVAGTLMSNGNNLIGDTTDTNLVGAAASDILDVDAGLAALADNGGPTQTIALLASSPALNAGVATGVPVDQRGIARPQGAGIDIGAFESDLNPIATPELAIAAANADRNEGNSGLTPFTFTVTRSGTTTGTTSVSYTVSGSGTNVADGNDFQNGGFPSGTVNFADGETAKTITVNVAGDGDFESDETFTVTLGNATGGATVTTDEATGTIRNDDAVVVPTLSIAAANADRLEGNSGATPFTFTVTRGGDTSAATTVQYTIAGSGANPTNANDFASGFPSGTISFAAGETTQTLTIGVSGDTFAEQDETFTVTLSNATGGASITSDEASGVIRNDDRLGGDTRILTPPQVVRPHVIPGDGIPTAIIFQAVTDATVTVFPVGVASFTENVYIVDGNTQQISQYVNGVTTAQVTAGNLYSVIFEPQSEDRIFSIRSSAGSDSLSNEPSTNILQPTDTTADGKTTALDALRIVNALNQRDAAGGEPLPDTAASNAFLDVNRDNSVTALDALIVINFLNRQDASLAGNPAGESFAAAPQQAGRVASATPISHADDAAIDQVFAADTAQPNWLASDPSADLAADAGATMTAANVDVALDSDSDDDELELFADSRLLAGIN, from the coding sequence ATGCTTGGTCTCAAACGACTCACCCTGATCGCCAACCGACCAAAGCAAGGGCACCCCAGCCCCCGAAAATCAAGATTAATGTCGCAGAAACGCTCCACAATTCGCCGGTTGCTCGGGGAGCCGCTGGAGGATCGCCGGCTACTAGCTGCCTATGTCGTGGACACCGCTATCGACGCGATCGATGCGACTGACGGCGTTGTTAGCCTGCGTGAAGCGGTACAAGCCGCCAATACCAACACCGTCGTCGGCGACGCGGCCGCCGGTGATGCAGGCGTCACCGATACGATTACATTTGCGGACGGACTTTCGACGATCACTCTCAACAGTCAATTGTCGATAACGGAATCTCTCGGGATCTCCCTCGGTTCCGCTACAGGCGTGACACTGAGCGGCGGCAACGCATCGCGAATTTTCTCCGTCGATGCAGGTGGAGACCCGGGAGTCCCGACAGGCGTCGCGATCTCCGGGTTGACTCTGACCGGCGGTACTGCCGAATCGGGCGGCGCGATCTTCGTTTCCGCGGGCCAGTCACTAACGCTTGACGGCGTAACATTGACGGGCAATGTGGCTACAGGGAGCGATGTGGGACAGGGTGGAGGAGCAATTTACAATGCGGGTTCACTCAGCATCTCCGCGGGCATCATCAGCGACAACGACGCCAATGGGACGTCCGGTAGCGGTGGCGGCATCCTTAATATGGCTGGGACGCTTGATGTCAGTGGAACGATAATCTCGGCCAACACGGCCAATCGGGCCGGCGGTGGGATCGAAACGGCAGGTGGCAGCGTCACGCTGACCAATGTAACCCTGGGCAGCGATGGCGATGGGACGGATGACGAGACCGAAGGCAACTCGGTTGCTGAAAATGCTGCACCAGGTAATGGCGGGGGCTTGCACATCGGCGGCGATGGGACCGTCGCCGTAACAGGCGGTAGCGTGCGTGGTAACTCGGCCGTCGAAGGCGGTGGATTGTGGAATTCCGGGGCCGGCACACTGACCATTGACGGCACCACCATCGCCGATAATACCGCCGTTCGTGGAGGTGGTGTTTATCAAGACGAAGCATCAACCACGCAGACCTTCACGGTCGATCTACAAACACTCAACTCTGCCTACGGCTCCACCGCAACCGGAACCGCCACGATCACGCTCGATACCTCAGGCGTGACGGGACCCAATAGCGGCACCGCCAGCATCCGAGTCCAGATCGATGCCAGCGGTCTACCCGACTTAACGGAGGTCAGTGGTGGTATCCATGTCGCCCACATCCACGGCCAATTCGCGGGCAACGCCCAGCGACCCTCCGCTGAGCAGGGCGACGGTCCGTTCTTTGATGGCGAAGGCGGAGCCGCGAATGGGTTCGCGCCGAGTGACTCGATCACCCCAACGACCGAGGACGATGGGGCCAAGAACATTGACGAGTCCGCTCAATTCGGCCAGCCCACCGACTTCTTAGACTTCTTTGAGGGACGGCCTGATTACGGTCCGGTCGTGCTAAACCTCTCTGCCAACCAACTCGCAGCTGCCCCCGATGGCACACCGCCACTGACCTTCTTCTTTCAGCAACTCGCCGCTGGCAACATCAACCCAGCTGACGAATTCCCCGTCGGCACGACATTCAATCGCGATACGACCTACACCTTTGACCTCAGTGATGCCGATCAACGCCGCCAGTACAACAACCTCGCGCCGTTAGAAACCCGTGAGATTGTGCTGCACGGCTTGGTCATTCCCAAGGATATTTCCGACGCGATCGATGCAGCCACCGGCGCGGCGCCCGGTACCCCCACTGCCGGCGTCGACCAGGGTGACGGCACTTCGTTCCGTCGCACCGCACCGATCGCCGCGGGCACGATCGCACGCGTCTCAGGCATCACAACCATTGCCAACGCCACCATCAGCGGCAATACGGCAACGGGCGACATGGCCACCGATGGCGGTGGTGGAGTTTACAACGCCGGTGGAGTGCTCGGTATTAGCGGATCGACGATCACCGCCAACGCTGCCAATGGCACTGCCGGTAGCGGAGGCGGGGTCTTCAGCGCCGATGGTCAGACAACGATCAGCTCAACGGCCATCGGCGGCCCGACCGCCGCATCGGGAAACACCGCTAACCGCGCCGGTGGCGGGATCGAAGTCGTCGAGGGAAATGTATCGATCGAAGGTGCCAGCAGTCTTGCGAACAACTTCGCGGGTATCAACGGTGGGGGTGTGCATATCACCGGCGCAGCCACGGTGGATTCGGCTCAATCCACCTATACCAATAACACCGCGGCGAGTGAGGGCGGTGGGCTTTGGAACTCCGCCACGGGAACCATCAATATCGATGGTGGAATTATCTCCGGGAACACTGCCAGCGGCGACGCAGCGGACAACGGTGGCGGCGGGATCTATAACGACGGTGGTTTGATCACAGCCTTCGGTGGAGTGATCAGTGACAATGTGGCCGATGGCACCAGCGGTAGCGGGGGCGGTGTGCTGAACAACGGCGGCACACTGACGATCGACGACGGCACCAGCATCTCGGGTAACCGGGCGAATCGGGCCGGCGGCGGCATCGAGACAGCTGGCGGTAGCGTCACCCTCGACAACACCAACCTCACCGGAAACACGGTCAATACCGAAGGTGCCACTGGCAACCCCGGTAACGGTGGCGGGCTGCATATCGGTGGTGACGGCGTGGTCGTGATCAACGGCGGCGAGGTGACCGGCAACTCAGCCGTCGAAGGCGGTGGGTTGTGGAACTCCGGGGCCGGCACGCTGACAATTGATGGCACCACGATCGCCGATAATACTGCGGTTCGTGGCGGTGGTGTTTATCAAGATGAAACGTCCACGACCCAGACCTTCACGGTGGATCTACAAACGCTCAATTCGGCATACGGCTCAACGGCGACCGGCACCGCCACGATCACGCTCGATACCTCAGGCGTGACAGGACCCAATAGCGGCACTGCCAGTATCCGCGTCCAGATCGATGCCAGCGGTTTGCAAGACTTAACCACGACCACGGGCGGGATCCACGTCGCTCATATCCACGGCCAGTTCACGGGCAATGCAGCCCGTCCGATGGCCGATCAAGGCGATGGTCCCTTCTTCGATGGTGAAGGTGGTCAAACCGCGGACTCGGTACTGCCCACGACCGACGACGATGGCGCGTTGAACATCGATGAATCAGCAGACTTTGGGCAAGCGACCGACTTCCTCGACTTTTTTGAGGGCCGCCCTGATTACGGACCAGTCGTCCTGAATCTGACCAATGAGCAGCTCGCATCGGCTCCCGATGGCACCCCGCCATTAACGTTTTTCTTCCAGCAACTCGCTGCTGGGAATATTCCCTCGGACGCGTTCCCCAACGGTACGTCCTTCAATCGAGACACGACGTACACATTTGATTTAAGTGACCCCGATGCCCGGCGCCAGTACCACAATTTGACTCCGCTGGAATCACGGGAGATCGTACTACACGGATTGACAGTGCCCACGAACATCAGTGATGCAATTGATGCTGCAACTGGAGCGACTCCGGGCAGCCCCACGGCGGGCGTGCCGTTGGATAACGGCATGTCATTCCGCCGCACCGCGCCGGTTGCAGCGGGAGAGATCGTACGCACGTCGGGCACAACTTCCATCACGGGAGCTACGATCACTGGCAATATCGCCACCGGTGGCAATCCGGATGAAGGCGGCGGCGGGGCTTTTAATGCTGGTTCCATGACCGTGGACAATTCGAGCATCTTCAACAACCTGGCCACGGGAGAACGTGGCAGTGGTGGTGGAATTCTGAACGTCAATCAAGGCGTGCTCGACGTCAGCGGAACGGCGATCACGGACAACGCGGCATTGGGCTCGATGATGGGCGACGGCGGGGGCGGGATCCTGAACATCGACGGCACAGTCTCGGTGACCGGTTCGACGATCAGTGATAACGACGCCACGGGCACCTCAGGCAGTGGCGGTGGCATCCTATCGCGTGCGGGAACCCTAACGGTCTCCGATACAACGATCAGCGGCAACGTCGCCAACCGGGCGGGCGGTGGAATCGAAGTGGGTCGCGCGACGGTGATGCTCAATGAGGTTGTACTGGGCGGCGCGTCGGCGACAGAGGGGAACTCGGTAAGTGGCACGGGAGCGAATCCAGGAAACGGTGGCGGATTGCATGTGACGTTCGATTCCACGGTGACGATCCAGGGCGGCAGTGTTCTCAACAACTCAGCTGTTGAGGGCGGTGGTCTATGGAACTCCAGTACCGGCACACTCACTGTCACTGACGCAACCATTTCGGGCAACACCGCCGGCGGTGACGCAGCTGACAACGGGGGCGGAGGCATCTACAACGACGGCGGAACGACTTCTGTCGTCGGTGGTATCATTAGCAACAACGTCGCCGATGGCACTAGCGGCAGCGGAGGCGGTGTGCTGAACAACGGCGGCACGCTGACGATTGGCAACGGCACCATCATCTCAGGTAACCGAGCGAATCGGGCCGGGGGCGGCATCGAGACCGCTGGCGGCAGCGTCACTCTCGACAACACCAACCTCACCGGTAACACGGTCAATACCGAAGGTGCCACTGGCAACCCCGGTAACGGTGGCGGGCTGCATATCGGTGGTAACGGCATGGTCGTGATCAACGGCGGCGAGGTGACCGGCAACTCGGCCGTCGAAGGCGGTGGGTTGTGGAACTCGGGGGCCGGCACGCTGACAATTGATGGCACCACGATCGCCGATAATACCGCCGTTCGTGGAGGTGGTGTTTATCAAGACGAAGCATCAACCACGCAGACCTTCACGGTCGATCTACAAACACTCAACTCTGCCTACGGCTCCACCGCAACCGGAACCGCCACGATCACGCTCGATACCTCAGGCGTGACGGGACCCAATAGCGGCACTGCCAGCATCCGAGTCCAGATCGATGCCAGCGGTCTACCCGACCTAACGGAGGTCAGTGGTGGTATCCATGTCGCCCACATCCACGGCCAATTCGCGGGCAACGCCCAGCGACCCTCCGCTGAGCAGGGCGACGGTCCGTTCTTTGATGGCGAAGGCGGAGCCGCGAATGGGTTCGCGCCGAGTGACTCGATCACCCCAACGACCGAGGACGATGGGGCCAAGAACATTGACGAGTCCGCTCAATTCGGCCAGCCCACCGACTTCTTAGACTTCTTTGAGGGACGGCCTGATTACGGTCCGGTCGTGCTAAACCTCTCTGCCAACCAACTCGCAGCTGCCCCCGATGGCACACCGCCACTGACCTTCTTCTTTCAGCAACTCGCCGCTGGCAACATCAACCCAGCTGACGAATTCCCCGTCGGCACGACATTCAATCGCGATACGACCTACACCTTTGACCTCAGTGATGCCGATCAACGCCGCCAGTACAACAACCTCGCGCCGCTGGAAACCCGTGAAATTGTGCTGCACGGCTTGGTCATTCCCAAGGATATTTCCGACGCGATCGATGCAGCCACCGGCGCGGCGCCCGGTACCCCCACTGCCGGCGTCGACCAGGGTGACGGCACTTCGTTCCGTCGCACCGCACCGATCGCCGCGGGCACGATCGCACGCGTCTCAGGCATCACAACCATTGCCAACGCCACCATCAGCGGCAATACGGCAACGGGCGACATGGCCACCGATGGCGGTGGTGGAGTTTACAACGCCGGTGGAGTGCTCGGTATTAGCGGATCGACGATCACCGCCAACGCTGCCAATGGCACTGCCGGTAGCGGAGGCGGGGTCTTCAGCGCCGATGGTCAGACAACGATCAGCTCAACGGCCATCGGCGGCCCGACCGCCGCATCGGGAAACACCGCTAACCGCGCCGGTGGCGGGATCGAAGTCGTCGAGGGAAATGTATCGATCGAAGGTGCCAGCAGTCTTGCGAACAACTTCGCGGGTATCAACGGTGGGGGTGTGCATATCACCGGCGCAGCCACGGTGGATTCGGCTCAATCCACCTATACCAATAACACCGCGGCGAGTGAGGGCGGTGGGCTTTGGAACTCCGCCACGGGAACCATCAATATCGATGGTGGAATTATCTCCGGGAACACTGCCAGCGGCGACGCAGCGGACAACGGTGGCGGCGGGATCTATAACGACGGTGGTTTGATCACAGCCTTCGGTGGAGTGATCAGTGACAATGTGGCCGATGGCACCAGCGGTAGCGGGGGCGGTGTGCTGAACAACGGCGGCACACTGACGATCGACGACGGCACCAGCATCTCGGGTAACCGGGCGAATCGGGCCGGCGGCGGCATCGAGACAGCTGGCGGTAGCGTCACCCTCGACAACACCAACCTCACCGGAAACACGGTCAATACCGAAGGTGCCACTGGCAACCCCGGTAACGGCGGCGGGCTGCATATCGGTGGTGACGGCGTGGTCGTGATCAACGGCGGCGAGGTGACCGGCAACTCAGCCGTCGAAGGCGGTGGGTTGTGGAACTCGGGGGCCGGCACACTGACTGTTAATGACGTGACGATTTCGGGCAACACCGCCAGCGGTGACGCAGCTGACAACGGTGGCGGCGGCATCTACAACGATGGGGGAACAACCTCAGTCTTCGGCGGCGTGATCAGTGACAATGTGGCCGATGGCACCAGCGGTAGCGGGGGCGGTGTGCTGAACAACGGCGGCACGCTGACGATCGACAACGGCACCAGCATCTCGGGTAACCGGGCGAATCGGGCCGGCGGCGGCATCGAGACAGCCGGCGGTAGCGTGATGCTCAATAACCTTCGCATCGTCAACAACACCGTCAGCGCTGGCGGAGCGGTCGCCAACCCCGGCAACGGTGGTGGGCTGCATATCGGCGGCGACGCCGAAGTCACGATTTTCGGCAGCACGATCCTTGGCAACTCTGCCGTAGAGGGCGGCGGATTATGGAACGGTCCCGCCAGTGAACTCACCGTCGACGCCTCCACCATTGCCGGAAACACGTCAGACGATGGGGGTGGCGTGTACAACTCGGGAACGAGTGGTGACATCACCCTGATCAACTCGACAATTTCAGGAAACACCGCGACGGGCGACGGCGGTGGAATTGCCAGCGAGGGTGCGAACGTGACATTGTTGAATGTCACGATCGCTACGAACTCTGCAGCCAACGGCGGCGGTGTCCAATCCGATGCCGGCACCGTCTCGGCGATCAACACGATTATCGCGTCCAATACCGCGACCTCGGCTCCGGACGTCGCTGGCACACTGATGAGTAACGGGAACAACCTGATCGGCGACACGACCGACACAAATTTGGTCGGTGCCGCGGCGTCGGATATTCTGGACGTTGACGCTGGACTGGCGGCGCTCGCCGACAACGGCGGCCCCACGCAAACGATCGCCTTGTTGGCCAGCAGTCCAGCACTCAATGCAGGCGTGGCAACGGGAGTGCCAGTAGATCAGCGCGGCATAGCTCGCCCACAGGGCGCTGGCATCGATATTGGTGCCTTTGAATCCGACTTAAACCCGATAGCCACACCGGAACTTGCGATTGCTGCCGCCAACGCGGATCGAAATGAAGGTAACTCCGGACTGACCCCGTTCACCTTCACTGTTACCCGCAGCGGCACGACCACGGGAACAACCAGCGTGAGCTATACCGTCAGCGGCAGTGGTACCAACGTAGCCGACGGCAATGATTTTCAAAACGGTGGTTTCCCCAGCGGCACGGTCAACTTTGCCGACGGAGAAACAGCGAAAACCATTACCGTCAACGTAGCTGGCGACGGTGACTTTGAATCCGATGAGACGTTTACCGTCACGCTGGGCAACGCCACCGGTGGTGCCACCGTGACGACAGACGAAGCAACGGGGACGATTCGCAATGACGATGCCGTCGTTGTCCCCACGCTGTCGATCGCCGCAGCCAACGCCGATCGATTGGAAGGCAACTCGGGTGCAACGCCGTTTACCTTTACGGTCACACGCGGCGGTGACACATCCGCTGCGACAACGGTCCAATACACCATTGCGGGATCGGGAGCGAATCCCACCAATGCCAACGACTTTGCCAGCGGCTTCCCCTCGGGCACGATCAGCTTCGCGGCGGGCGAGACAACTCAGACACTCACGATTGGTGTGTCGGGCGATACGTTTGCCGAACAGGACGAGACATTCACAGTGACGTTAAGCAACGCGACAGGTGGGGCTTCCATCACGAGTGACGAGGCTTCAGGCGTGATTCGAAATGATGACCGCTTGGGTGGTGACACCCGCATTCTGACACCGCCCCAAGTTGTGCGGCCGCATGTGATCCCAGGCGACGGAATCCCCACTGCCATCATCTTCCAAGCAGTCACTGACGCTACCGTCACTGTCTTTCCCGTCGGAGTCGCGTCGTTTACCGAAAACGTCTACATCGTCGACGGTAACACGCAGCAGATCAGCCAGTACGTTAACGGCGTCACCACGGCCCAGGTGACCGCTGGCAACCTGTACTCCGTCATTTTTGAGCCGCAATCGGAAGATCGAATCTTCTCCATTCGCTCATCCGCCGGATCCGATTCGTTATCCAACGAACCGTCGACTAACATCCTACAGCCAACCGATACCACGGCCGACGGAAAAACGACCGCTCTGGATGCATTGCGAATCGTCAATGCGCTCAATCAACGCGACGCAGCAGGCGGCGAGCCATTGCCTGACACCGCGGCATCGAATGCGTTTCTGGACGTCAATCGCGACAATTCCGTGACGGCGCTGGACGCACTGATTGTGATTAATTTTCTCAATCGCCAAGACGCGAGCCTGGCGGGGAATCCGGCGGGTGAAAGTTTTGCGGCTGCTCCTCAGCAGGCTGGCCGGGTCGCGTCGGCAACACCCATCAGTCATGCGGACGATGCCGCTATCGATCAGGTATTCGCGGCCGACACCGCGCAGCCAAATTGGCTAGCGAGCGACCCTTCAGCGGATCTCGCTGCAGACGCTGGCGCCACGATGACTGCCGCCAATGTCGACGTGGCACTGGATTCCGATTCTGACGATGACGAGCTTGAGCTATTCGCGGATTCACGCCTGCTGGCAGGCATCAACTGA
- a CDS encoding acyl-CoA thioesterase, translating to MNDSEAAGNPVARFQTTRRVEFRDTDAAGIVHFSAFFPIMESVEHEFLRSIGVSILPPHDTPDSLTWPRVSAACDYLGPARFEDILDISLFVERVGTSSIHYQYRIECASKAVAIGRISVVCCRLAPGGKLVKMPVPEAMRYSLTTLSPS from the coding sequence GTGAACGATTCTGAAGCTGCAGGCAATCCCGTAGCCCGTTTTCAGACGACACGCCGCGTCGAGTTTCGTGACACCGACGCGGCCGGAATCGTTCATTTTTCAGCGTTTTTTCCCATCATGGAATCCGTTGAGCATGAGTTTTTGCGGTCGATAGGGGTCTCGATCCTGCCGCCGCATGATACTCCGGATTCGCTGACTTGGCCCCGGGTTTCTGCGGCTTGCGATTATCTGGGGCCTGCTCGTTTCGAGGACATTCTCGATATTTCGTTGTTCGTCGAACGCGTGGGAACGAGTAGCATCCATTACCAGTACCGCATCGAGTGTGCCTCCAAGGCGGTGGCGATCGGGCGGATTTCAGTTGTTTGCTGTCGTTTGGCTCCCGGTGGCAAGCTCGTCAAAATGCCCGTGCCCGAAGCGATGCGTTACTCGCTGACCACGTTGAGCCCTTCCTGA
- the rpsR gene encoding 30S ribosomal protein S18 has product MPPRPMSTRSRARKRSRVRSRTRKKDPIFVDGHRPRPMYVDYKDIDLLSKMVNRQGRIMGRRKSGCTAVSQHAVTAAVKRARFMALLPYVGE; this is encoded by the coding sequence ATGCCCCCACGTCCGATGAGCACGCGTAGCCGTGCCCGCAAACGCTCACGCGTCCGCAGCCGAACTCGCAAGAAAGACCCGATTTTCGTCGATGGTCATCGTCCTCGGCCGATGTACGTCGATTACAAAGACATTGATCTGCTGTCCAAAATGGTCAATCGTCAAGGTCGCATCATGGGTCGGCGGAAGAGCGGATGTACTGCCGTCAGCCAGCACGCTGTGACCGCTGCGGTTAAACGGGCTCGCTTCATGGCTCTACTGCCCTACGTGGGCGAGTAG
- a CDS encoding type 1 glutamine amidotransferase domain-containing protein, with the protein MSHTLNGKRIAFLATDGFEQIELTQPWNEIKAAGAAVVLVSPKSGLIQGMNHDEKADQFKVDELVGSVSAEDFDGLVLPGGVANPDSLRMCEDSVSFVRDFFKQHKPVAAICHGPWTLIEADVVRGRKVTSWPSLKTDLINAGAEWVDQACVVDEGLVTSRKPDDLKAFCEKAVEEFAEGKHAQQTA; encoded by the coding sequence ATGAGTCACACACTCAATGGTAAACGTATCGCGTTCTTGGCGACTGACGGGTTTGAGCAGATCGAATTGACGCAACCGTGGAACGAGATCAAAGCTGCAGGAGCGGCAGTCGTGCTGGTGTCTCCGAAGTCCGGCCTGATCCAAGGCATGAATCACGACGAAAAGGCCGACCAGTTCAAGGTGGATGAACTGGTCGGCTCGGTATCGGCTGAGGATTTTGATGGGCTGGTTCTGCCGGGCGGTGTGGCCAATCCCGATTCTCTCCGGATGTGCGAGGATTCGGTGAGCTTCGTCCGTGACTTTTTTAAGCAGCACAAACCCGTGGCTGCGATCTGCCATGGGCCGTGGACGCTCATTGAAGCTGACGTCGTGCGAGGGCGGAAAGTTACATCCTGGCCCAGCCTGAAGACAGACCTCATCAATGCGGGTGCCGAGTGGGTTGATCAGGCATGCGTCGTCGATGAGGGGCTGGTGACCAGCCGCAAACCGGATGACCTGAAGGCATTCTGCGAAAAAGCCGTTGAGGAGTTCGCTGAAGGAAAGCACGCCCAGCAGACGGCATAG